Proteins found in one Candidatus Margulisiibacteriota bacterium genomic segment:
- a CDS encoding class I SAM-dependent methyltransferase, translating into MKNRDQTKINFDSDARSFDERILKHVPGYLDMHETLLHFIPFQRNDAFSLLDLGIGTGNFARKVLERFPNVKVTGVDFSEQMIAICRQRLANYAPRLTLINMGFDREIPPGQFNVVVLNLSLHHLENKEKAGLIKKIARQVIKPGALLIGDLIKSRSPRITDIYMRIWKDNMRQHGFSEEYIEKSYEKKKYETEDIPAPVEDHLEWLKRSGFEEVELFWKRYHFAAFGGFKGVK; encoded by the coding sequence GTGAAAAACCGCGACCAGACTAAGATCAACTTTGACAGCGACGCGCGGAGTTTTGACGAGCGGATCTTAAAACACGTTCCCGGATATCTGGACATGCACGAAACGCTCCTGCACTTTATTCCCTTCCAGCGAAATGACGCTTTTTCTTTGCTCGACCTCGGGATCGGGACCGGTAATTTTGCCCGGAAAGTTTTGGAACGCTTTCCCAATGTTAAAGTAACCGGCGTTGATTTCTCCGAACAAATGATCGCCATCTGCCGCCAGCGTCTGGCCAACTACGCGCCCCGGCTGACCCTGATCAACATGGGCTTTGACCGGGAGATCCCCCCCGGACAATTCAACGTCGTGGTCCTGAACCTCTCCCTGCATCATCTGGAGAACAAAGAGAAAGCGGGCCTGATCAAAAAGATCGCCCGGCAGGTCATCAAACCGGGCGCTTTGCTCATCGGCGACCTGATCAAATCGCGCTCCCCCCGGATCACCGACATTTATATGCGTATCTGGAAAGATAATATGCGCCAACACGGTTTCTCCGAAGAGTACATTGAAAAAAGCTACGAAAAGAAAAAGTACGAGACCGAAGATATTCCCGCCCCGGTCGAAGATCACCTGGAGTGGCTGAAAAGATCAGGCTTCGAAGAGGTCGAACTCTTCTGGAAACGCTATCATTTTGCCGCTTTCGGCGGGTTTAAGGGGGTCAAGTGA
- a CDS encoding phosphotransferase, with translation MPMIYTQTDFKKIAAQVLTDWDKLGLPKVDQTKLDFKLMPIRKIGLHSLLTFMIYHAGKPAVVLKLPRYREGTIAFAALRNEAAKLKELRGGPQLFRLIEIDSVPVLLMRGYEGKMLHQYIDAENDLAKVARFLRIGVDLLTTYSARTKGKKLVINDSFIEQRLLRPVREILEYYPNQIAHLEKYLNEFLAVKSWAGQTVPEVLVHHEYNPWNILLTPEGDLILLDWEDAQNNGLPFLDLYNFFMVAFRIMFYGETNETQQRPLADRQARARFLIDEFRAASRKYCLALSCQESVLDLFFLIFAIEQTRFFLNEKRRDVHYAESWLSLLTNTAVTDCFVDHLSREIQ, from the coding sequence ATGCCGATGATATACACCCAAACAGATTTCAAGAAAATCGCCGCCCAAGTCCTGACCGATTGGGACAAGCTCGGCCTCCCCAAAGTTGACCAAACCAAGCTCGATTTCAAATTGATGCCGATCAGAAAGATCGGCCTTCATTCCTTGCTGACCTTTATGATCTATCATGCCGGCAAACCGGCCGTCGTCCTCAAACTTCCCCGTTACCGCGAAGGAACGATCGCTTTTGCCGCTCTGCGCAACGAAGCGGCCAAACTCAAGGAATTGCGCGGAGGGCCGCAGCTTTTCCGGCTGATTGAGATCGACTCGGTTCCGGTCTTGCTGATGAGAGGCTACGAAGGGAAAATGCTCCACCAGTATATCGACGCCGAGAACGATTTGGCCAAGGTCGCCCGCTTCTTAAGGATCGGAGTCGATCTCTTGACCACTTACAGCGCCAGGACCAAGGGAAAAAAGCTGGTCATCAACGATTCCTTCATTGAACAGCGCCTGCTCCGCCCGGTCCGGGAAATCCTGGAATACTATCCCAACCAGATCGCCCATCTGGAAAAATATCTGAATGAATTTCTGGCAGTTAAAAGCTGGGCCGGGCAAACGGTCCCCGAAGTCCTGGTCCATCACGAATATAATCCCTGGAACATCCTGCTGACCCCCGAGGGAGACCTGATCCTGCTCGACTGGGAAGACGCGCAAAACAACGGGCTTCCCTTCCTCGATCTCTACAACTTCTTTATGGTCGCCTTCCGGATCATGTTCTACGGCGAAACAAATGAGACGCAACAACGGCCGTTAGCCGATCGGCAGGCCCGGGCCCGTTTCCTGATCGACGAGTTCCGCGCCGCCAGCCGAAAATATTGCCTCGCTCTAAGTTGCCAGGAAAGCGTGCTTGATCTCTTTTTCCTGATCTTTGCGATTGAACAGACCCGGTTTTTCCTGAACGAAAAAAGGCGCGACGTCCATTACGCCGAATCGTGGCTTTCGCTCCTGACCAACACCGCCGTGACCGACTGTTTCGTCGACCATTTAAGCCGGGAGATCCAGTGA
- a CDS encoding class I SAM-dependent methyltransferase, whose translation MTNLACPRCLGDLVKKNNGLYCARCQSVYSADKILDFSSSARSDWEQLTPEQYEELFADYRRLSWREALERIFLKYWDQYLVDYNTSPERSVFIDEVLGKEIDLAGKDVLEIGCSFGNMSRKLAARSRSLVAVDTPRKVIEWLNLVKEKERINNLSAIRIDNLDFSSLPFKDGSFDVVVLGMTLQWIGTSESGESPDVLQRRVLADINRVLKKDGRLCFFDKNRYSYNYFLDEPDPSTLKYASLMPRWLADLYVKLLAPIKRRDKKHFRYVKEVTLAGARYRNYRHSLPQIRKMIAGAGFADLKSFIPLPGVRFQKLFIPLADERAGELLFAKWFSKFRQAIKGHPVVKMFFWVMLKMKLARYLADGYLIIAKKG comes from the coding sequence ATGACTAATCTAGCCTGTCCGCGTTGCCTCGGAGACCTGGTTAAAAAAAATAACGGCCTTTATTGCGCCCGCTGTCAGTCCGTTTATTCGGCCGATAAGATCCTGGATTTTTCTTCTTCCGCCCGGAGCGACTGGGAGCAATTGACCCCCGAACAGTACGAAGAGCTTTTTGCCGATTACCGGCGGCTTTCGTGGCGGGAGGCGTTGGAGCGAATCTTCCTCAAATATTGGGACCAATACTTGGTTGACTACAACACCAGCCCGGAACGCTCCGTTTTTATTGACGAAGTGCTGGGGAAAGAGATCGATCTGGCCGGAAAAGATGTGCTCGAGATCGGCTGTAGTTTTGGGAACATGAGCCGGAAACTGGCGGCGAGAAGCCGCTCGCTGGTCGCGGTCGATACCCCGAGGAAAGTCATCGAATGGTTGAACCTGGTAAAAGAGAAAGAACGAATAAATAATTTAAGCGCGATCAGGATCGATAACCTTGATTTTTCTTCCTTGCCGTTCAAGGACGGGAGTTTCGATGTCGTGGTGCTTGGCATGACCTTGCAGTGGATCGGGACTTCGGAATCGGGGGAATCGCCCGATGTTCTGCAGCGGAGGGTCTTGGCCGATATCAATCGGGTCCTGAAAAAGGACGGCCGCTTATGCTTTTTTGATAAGAACCGTTACTCGTATAATTATTTTCTGGATGAACCTGACCCCAGTACTCTGAAATACGCTTCTCTAATGCCGCGCTGGCTTGCCGACCTGTACGTGAAGTTGCTGGCGCCGATCAAGAGACGGGATAAAAAACATTTCCGTTACGTTAAAGAGGTGACCTTGGCCGGCGCGCGTTACCGCAACTATCGCCATTCGCTCCCTCAAATAAGGAAAATGATCGCCGGGGCCGGGTTTGCCGACCTTAAATCTTTCATTCCTTTACCGGGCGTTAGATTCCAGAAGCTCTTTATCCCCTTGGCTGATGAAAGGGCGGGGGAGTTATTGTTTGCCAAATGGTTTAGCAAGTTCAGGCAGGCAATAAAAGGGCATCCGGTCGTAAAAATGTTTTTTTGGGTAATGTTAAAAATGAAGCTCGCCCGCTATTTGGCCGACGGCTACCTGATAATCGCGAAAAAGGGCTAG
- the hisA gene encoding 1-(5-phosphoribosyl)-5-[(5-phosphoribosylamino)methylideneamino]imidazole-4-carboxamide isomerase yields MKFEVIPAIDLLQGKCVRLKQGNYGSETVYSAEPLEVAKRWVAAGAPRLHVVDLDGAKTGIAANIEIIKAIIKEVAVPIQIGGGVRDFNLIQSLLKFGADRIILGTTAIKNPNLLGNVCEKFGDKIAVAIDAKGKFAAVEGWMYVSKKDTLTLAKEAIGLGVKRFVYTDISRDGMLEGPNVDSIKKFMDGVKVPVIASGGVSTKEDIEKLKEIGAEGCIVGKALYDGKLKLEEIV; encoded by the coding sequence GTGAAATTTGAAGTTATCCCGGCGATTGACCTGCTCCAGGGGAAATGCGTCCGCCTCAAACAGGGAAATTACGGTTCGGAGACCGTTTATTCGGCCGAACCGCTTGAAGTCGCCAAGCGCTGGGTAGCGGCCGGCGCTCCCCGCCTCCACGTCGTCGATCTCGACGGCGCCAAGACCGGCATTGCCGCCAACATCGAGATCATCAAAGCGATCATCAAGGAAGTCGCCGTCCCCATCCAGATCGGCGGCGGCGTGCGCGATTTCAACCTCATCCAGTCATTGCTTAAATTCGGCGCCGACCGGATCATTCTCGGCACCACCGCCATCAAAAATCCCAACCTGCTCGGCAACGTCTGCGAAAAGTTCGGCGACAAGATCGCCGTGGCAATCGACGCCAAGGGTAAATTCGCGGCGGTCGAAGGCTGGATGTACGTCAGCAAGAAAGACACCCTCACCCTGGCTAAGGAAGCGATCGGCCTTGGGGTCAAACGCTTCGTTTACACCGACATCAGCCGGGACGGAATGCTCGAAGGCCCGAACGTCGATTCGATCAAGAAATTCATGGACGGGGTCAAGGTCCCGGTCATCGCCTCGGGCGGCGTTTCCACCAAAGAAGACATCGAGAAGCTCAAAGAGATCGGCGCGGAAGGCTGCATCGTCGGCAAAGCTCTCTACGACGGCAAGTTAAAACTCGAAGAGATCGTCTAG
- the hisH gene encoding imidazole glycerol phosphate synthase subunit HisH, which produces MSIAIIDYGAGNLRSVEKAIAKLGFSPEITRDRTTIRNAKGIILPGVGSFDPAISELRSLGLESVIEEAIAIGKPFLGICLGLQHLFDSSEEGKLGGLGILKGKVVRFALADQPELSVPHMGWNRLRIKRPSPILGGIEDGSMVYFAHTYHVQPKDDIIVSTTTDYGYDFASSVWKDNLFGIQFHPEKSGEVGLAILKNFGGLCK; this is translated from the coding sequence ATGTCTATAGCGATCATCGATTACGGGGCCGGGAACCTCCGGAGCGTCGAAAAAGCGATTGCCAAGCTCGGTTTTTCCCCGGAGATAACCCGCGATCGAACGACCATCCGCAACGCCAAAGGGATCATTCTCCCCGGGGTCGGCTCGTTCGACCCGGCGATCAGTGAACTCCGCTCGCTAGGGCTGGAAAGCGTGATTGAAGAGGCGATCGCAATCGGCAAACCGTTTCTTGGCATCTGCCTCGGCCTGCAGCACCTCTTTGACTCTTCCGAAGAAGGAAAGCTCGGTGGCTTGGGAATATTGAAAGGGAAAGTGGTCCGTTTCGCGCTTGCCGACCAGCCGGAATTGAGCGTCCCCCACATGGGTTGGAACCGGCTGCGCATCAAACGACCCTCACCGATCCTTGGCGGGATCGAGGACGGCAGTATGGTTTATTTCGCCCATACCTACCATGTCCAGCCAAAAGATGATATAATCGTTTCCACAACGACAGATTACGGCTACGATTTTGCCTCCTCTGTTTGGAAGGACAATTTGTTCGGCATCCAATTCCATCCCGAGAAAAGCGGCGAGGTCGGCCTGGCCATCTTAAAAAACTTTGGAGGACTGTGCAAGTGA
- a CDS encoding ROK family protein, whose product MFIGVDLGGTKIAAALVAETGKIVTDVNIPTEAHKGKKHVIGAIKKAISHLICTSKEPVKAIGLGVPGPILYEKGVVIGPPNLPGWKQVNLKQILEKEFKLPVNIDNDANCAALAEAKFGAGIGRKHFIYITVSTGIGGGIIIDGQLYRGANGSAGEFGHMIIDPQGFTCGCGNVGCFEAMASGTAIRKRAGMDGASVELAARQGDKKALAVIDETAHYLAVGLANLVNIFNPELVIVGGGVAKMRELIFNPVRKEFKEYALYLPAKSVKIVSAKLGTNAGVLGAAALCL is encoded by the coding sequence ATGTTCATTGGAGTTGATCTTGGGGGAACGAAGATCGCCGCCGCGCTGGTCGCCGAGACCGGCAAGATCGTCACGGACGTCAATATCCCGACCGAAGCGCATAAAGGTAAAAAGCACGTCATCGGCGCGATCAAAAAAGCGATCAGCCATTTGATCTGTACCAGTAAAGAACCGGTCAAAGCGATCGGCCTCGGGGTCCCCGGGCCGATCCTCTACGAAAAAGGGGTCGTCATCGGCCCGCCCAATCTCCCCGGCTGGAAACAGGTCAATCTCAAACAGATCCTGGAAAAGGAATTCAAGCTTCCGGTTAATATCGACAATGACGCCAACTGCGCCGCGCTGGCCGAAGCCAAATTCGGCGCCGGCATCGGCCGCAAGCACTTTATTTACATCACCGTTTCCACCGGGATCGGCGGCGGGATCATTATTGACGGCCAACTCTACCGCGGAGCTAACGGCTCGGCCGGCGAGTTTGGCCACATGATTATCGATCCGCAAGGCTTTACCTGCGGCTGCGGGAATGTCGGCTGTTTTGAAGCGATGGCTTCAGGGACGGCGATCCGGAAGCGGGCCGGGATGGACGGCGCATCGGTGGAGCTGGCCGCCCGCCAGGGAGATAAGAAAGCGCTGGCGGTAATTGACGAAACCGCCCATTACTTAGCGGTCGGGCTCGCTAATCTCGTGAATATCTTCAATCCGGAACTGGTGATCGTCGGCGGCGGCGTCGCCAAAATGCGCGAGCTGATTTTTAACCCGGTCCGAAAAGAGTTTAAGGAATATGCCCTCTACCTGCCGGCCAAGTCGGTAAAGATCGTCTCGGCCAAGCTCGGCACCAACGCCGGCGTCCTGGGAGCGGCGGCGTTATGTCTATAG
- the groES gene encoding co-chaperone GroES codes for MAKVKLTPIGDKVVVKQDPEEIKTKSGIVLPETAKEKPSEGTIVAVGTGRILDNGQKVPHEVKIGDKVLYSKYGGTEVKVEGEEFIILSERDILAIKA; via the coding sequence ATGGCAAAGGTGAAGTTAACCCCGATTGGCGACAAGGTGGTGGTGAAGCAGGACCCCGAAGAGATCAAGACCAAGTCCGGCATCGTTCTCCCTGAAACGGCGAAGGAAAAACCGTCGGAAGGGACGATCGTGGCGGTAGGGACCGGTCGGATCCTCGATAACGGCCAGAAAGTTCCGCATGAAGTTAAAATCGGCGACAAGGTCTTGTACAGCAAGTACGGCGGGACCGAAGTCAAAGTTGAAGGCGAAGAATTTATTATTTTGTCCGAAAGGGACATTTTAGCGATCAAAGCATAA
- the groL gene encoding chaperonin GroEL (60 kDa chaperone family; promotes refolding of misfolded polypeptides especially under stressful conditions; forms two stacked rings of heptamers to form a barrel-shaped 14mer; ends can be capped by GroES; misfolded proteins enter the barrel where they are refolded when GroES binds) has protein sequence MGAKEILFGDEAWKKLEKGVAKVANAVKVTLGPRGRNVVLEKKWGSPTITNDGVTIAKEIDLEDPYENMGAQLLREVASKTNDIAGDGTTTATVLGHIIFKEGLKNVVSGANPMSIKRGIQTAVDMSVEDLKKISKTVDSKEAIAQVATISANNDSVIGALISDAMEKVGKDGVITVEESKGIETTLDVVEGMQFDKGYASPYMVTDRERMECVLEDAFILLSDKKISAIKDLLPTLEKVVQLGRPLLILADEIEGEALATLVVNKLRGTINAVAVKAPGFGDRRKAMLDDIAVLTGGEVVAEEKGMTLENISDAWLGKAKKVVIRKESTTIIEGAGTAKAVKDRIAQIKKEVEASDSSYDKEKLQERLAKLSGGVAVIKAGAATETELKEKKHRIEDALSATRAAVEEGIIPGGGSAFVHIVSDPKSKLMEFWAGAQGDEKVGAAIVIRALEEPLKQIAFNAGLEGSVVVERVKKEKTGIGFNAQSLEYTDMFKAGIVDPLKVTRSALQNAASIASMLLTTEALVAEMPDNDKKQAPAMPGGGGYGDMM, from the coding sequence ATGGGAGCGAAAGAGATACTGTTTGGAGACGAAGCGTGGAAAAAGCTCGAAAAAGGAGTCGCCAAAGTAGCCAACGCGGTTAAGGTTACTCTCGGCCCGCGCGGACGAAACGTGGTATTAGAGAAGAAATGGGGATCGCCGACGATCACCAATGACGGCGTGACCATCGCCAAGGAGATCGATCTGGAAGATCCGTACGAGAACATGGGGGCCCAGCTGTTGCGGGAAGTGGCCAGCAAGACCAACGATATTGCCGGTGACGGAACGACCACCGCGACCGTGCTCGGCCACATCATATTTAAGGAAGGGCTGAAGAATGTGGTCTCCGGCGCCAACCCGATGTCGATCAAACGCGGCATCCAGACGGCGGTTGACATGTCGGTCGAAGATCTGAAAAAGATCAGCAAGACCGTTGATTCCAAGGAAGCGATCGCCCAGGTCGCCACGATCTCGGCCAACAACGATTCCGTGATCGGCGCCCTGATCTCCGACGCGATGGAAAAAGTCGGCAAGGACGGGGTTATCACGGTTGAGGAATCAAAAGGGATCGAGACCACTTTGGACGTCGTTGAAGGGATGCAGTTTGACAAGGGGTACGCTTCTCCATACATGGTTACCGACCGGGAAAGAATGGAGTGCGTCCTCGAAGACGCTTTTATCCTTTTGAGCGATAAGAAGATCAGCGCGATCAAGGACCTTTTGCCGACCCTCGAAAAGGTCGTCCAGCTGGGGCGGCCGCTGCTCATTCTGGCCGACGAGATCGAAGGGGAAGCCTTGGCGACCCTGGTCGTCAATAAACTGCGCGGCACCATTAACGCCGTCGCGGTCAAAGCCCCGGGTTTCGGCGACCGGCGGAAAGCGATGCTCGATGATATCGCGGTCCTGACCGGCGGCGAAGTCGTGGCCGAAGAAAAGGGGATGACCCTCGAAAATATCAGCGACGCCTGGTTGGGTAAGGCTAAGAAAGTGGTCATTCGGAAAGAATCGACCACGATCATTGAAGGGGCCGGCACCGCCAAAGCGGTGAAGGACCGGATCGCCCAGATCAAGAAAGAAGTCGAAGCCTCCGACTCTTCTTATGATAAGGAAAAACTTCAGGAACGGTTGGCCAAACTCTCCGGCGGCGTCGCGGTCATCAAGGCCGGGGCGGCGACCGAGACCGAACTGAAGGAAAAAAAGCACCGGATCGAAGACGCCCTGTCGGCGACCCGTGCCGCGGTTGAAGAGGGGATTATTCCGGGGGGCGGTTCCGCTTTTGTCCACATTGTTTCCGATCCGAAGTCGAAACTGATGGAATTCTGGGCCGGCGCGCAAGGTGATGAAAAAGTAGGCGCGGCGATCGTAATCAGGGCGCTCGAAGAACCGCTCAAGCAGATCGCCTTCAATGCCGGATTAGAAGGTTCCGTGGTTGTCGAACGGGTCAAAAAAGAAAAGACCGGGATCGGTTTCAACGCCCAGTCGCTTGAATATACCGATATGTTCAAGGCGGGGATTGTTGATCCGCTTAAGGTCACCCGTTCCGCGCTGCAAAATGCCGCTTCGATCGCTTCCATGCTCTTGACCACCGAAGCTTTGGTGGCCGAGATGCCGGATAACGATAAGAAGCAGGCCCCGGCGATGCCGGGTGGCGGCGGCTATGGCGACATGATGTAG
- the nusA gene encoding transcription termination factor NusA, which yields MKIENFGAMLEEIQRERGLSKEVLLETIKASLLSAAKKRFNEGDNIDVHISDDGEVKLLKIVEGVEPEDVTPADFSRFAAQTAKQVIIQRLREAEKEETFDEFTKKQGEIVNGIVQRKEFGGYLVNLGRLETILPVTEQIPGEAFRERDRVKFYIVETKKTSKGPLVIISRSHPNLVRRLFEMEVPEIKEGILEIKGIAREPGKRTKVAIFSNDPNVGAVGTCVGKMGQRIQNIVRELGPERIDIVEWSDNPKTFISNSLSPAKVNKVELNEAEKSARVHVSDKEVSLAIGKEGQNVRLAVKLTGWKIDLISEGRENPPASPAAPTENYKVHELAKELELASSDLIQKLREMGFSVKAANSTVPPEAVVKIKAEQKGN from the coding sequence ATGAAGATCGAAAATTTTGGGGCGATGCTGGAAGAGATCCAGAGGGAACGGGGCCTTTCCAAAGAGGTCCTGTTGGAAACTATTAAAGCCTCCCTCCTTTCGGCCGCAAAGAAAAGATTTAATGAAGGCGATAATATTGACGTCCACATCTCTGATGATGGGGAGGTTAAACTTTTAAAGATCGTTGAAGGGGTGGAACCGGAAGATGTTACTCCGGCTGATTTCAGCCGCTTTGCCGCCCAAACTGCCAAACAGGTAATTATTCAACGCTTAAGAGAAGCCGAAAAAGAAGAGACTTTTGACGAGTTCACCAAAAAGCAGGGGGAGATCGTCAATGGGATCGTGCAGCGGAAGGAATTCGGCGGTTACCTGGTCAATCTTGGCCGGTTGGAAACTATCTTGCCGGTCACCGAACAGATCCCGGGGGAAGCTTTCCGGGAGCGCGACCGGGTCAAATTCTACATTGTCGAAACTAAAAAAACCTCAAAAGGCCCGCTGGTCATTATTTCCCGCTCTCATCCCAACCTGGTCCGGCGGCTCTTTGAAATGGAAGTGCCGGAGATCAAAGAAGGGATCCTGGAGATCAAAGGGATTGCCAGAGAACCTGGCAAGCGGACCAAGGTCGCGATCTTCTCCAACGACCCGAACGTTGGCGCGGTCGGGACGTGCGTCGGTAAAATGGGCCAGCGGATCCAGAACATTGTTCGCGAACTGGGGCCCGAACGGATCGATATCGTGGAATGGAGCGATAATCCTAAAACTTTTATTTCCAACTCCCTTAGCCCGGCCAAGGTCAATAAAGTTGAATTAAATGAAGCGGAAAAAAGCGCTAGAGTCCACGTTTCCGATAAGGAAGTTTCGCTGGCGATCGGCAAAGAAGGCCAGAACGTCCGGTTGGCGGTCAAGCTGACCGGTTGGAAGATCGATCTGATCTCTGAAGGGCGGGAAAACCCGCCGGCCAGCCCAGCCGCGCCGACCGAAAATTATAAGGTCCATGAATTAGCGAAAGAACTTGAACTTGCCAGCAGTGATCTGATCCAGAAACTGCGGGAAATGGGTTTTTCCGTGAAAGCGGCGAACTCGACCGTGCCGCCTGAAGCGGTCGTCAAAATAAAAGCAGAGCAGAAGGGGAACTAA
- the infB gene encoding translation initiation factor IF-2: MAKITKTEKAPKKAAGKTVKKTEKAPAKKAPAKAIVKKVEEKPVEKPKATPKVAEKPVVKPVEKPVVKPVEKPVVKAVEKPIVKPVEKPVVKSEPKPVVPVPAPVPPPVVIPPPEPVVVVKPAPVVPPKPAAPAIVITGDDISVKDLGDKLQIKASDLIKELMRKGMMVTINQRIAAEVAKEVGTILGKEVVLQAAQEVTITHRQHNIEKRALRPPVVTVMGHVDHGKTKLLDAIRKTKVAESEAGGITQHIGAYQVKVQGRKVTFLDTPGHEAFTALRARGAKVTDIVILVVAADDGVKPQTIEAINHSKAAGVPIIVAINKMDKPDANPDRVKAQLAEHGLTPEDWGGQTVTVPVSARQLTGIDELLEMVLLVADLAELKADPEAKPMGVVIESRLDKGRGPVATLLIKNGTLKIGDIFVVGSTYGRVRALFTDTGARLEKAGPAMPVELLGCAEVPASGDVLEWMPTEKEARQIAEQRKDSQTKASRNKVVSLEDFSKLVKEGENKDLPLVIKADVQGSIDAITQSLQDVRVGGIGVHIVHAGVGGINESDIMLAKASGAILAGFNVGFEGNSEVMSLDEGVEVRKYNIIYNLLDDVKLAMEGTLEPEYEEVVIGHAEVRQLFSFSKVGTIAGSFITDGKMVRGVGMRIFRGKEKIYEGKLEALKRFKEDVKQVEQNYECGISINGYTDFKVGDIVEAFETREKPRQR, translated from the coding sequence GTGGCAAAGATTACCAAGACCGAAAAAGCTCCCAAGAAAGCGGCCGGAAAAACTGTTAAAAAGACCGAAAAAGCCCCGGCAAAAAAGGCCCCGGCTAAAGCGATTGTTAAGAAAGTTGAAGAAAAACCGGTTGAGAAACCGAAAGCAACCCCTAAAGTTGCTGAGAAACCGGTTGTTAAGCCGGTTGAAAAGCCAGTCGTTAAACCGGTCGAGAAACCAGTTGTCAAAGCGGTTGAAAAACCGATCGTAAAACCAGTTGAAAAACCAGTCGTTAAATCGGAGCCAAAGCCGGTCGTTCCTGTTCCAGCTCCAGTCCCACCACCAGTAGTCATCCCGCCGCCAGAACCAGTTGTTGTCGTCAAGCCGGCTCCGGTCGTGCCGCCAAAACCGGCCGCTCCGGCGATCGTGATTACCGGTGATGATATCTCGGTCAAAGATCTTGGTGATAAACTGCAGATCAAAGCCTCCGACCTCATTAAGGAATTGATGAGAAAGGGGATGATGGTGACGATCAATCAGCGGATCGCGGCCGAAGTCGCGAAAGAGGTTGGCACTATTTTGGGCAAAGAAGTCGTCCTCCAAGCGGCGCAGGAAGTGACCATCACCCATCGCCAGCATAATATTGAAAAACGGGCCCTTCGTCCGCCGGTCGTGACCGTTATGGGGCACGTCGACCACGGTAAGACCAAACTCCTTGACGCGATCCGCAAAACCAAAGTTGCCGAAAGCGAAGCCGGCGGCATTACCCAGCATATCGGCGCGTATCAGGTCAAGGTCCAGGGACGCAAAGTGACCTTCCTCGATACCCCGGGCCACGAAGCTTTTACCGCCTTGCGTGCCCGCGGCGCCAAAGTTACCGACATCGTCATCCTGGTCGTGGCGGCCGATGACGGGGTCAAACCGCAGACGATCGAAGCGATCAACCATTCGAAAGCGGCCGGAGTGCCGATCATCGTGGCGATCAACAAGATGGACAAACCGGACGCCAACCCTGACCGGGTCAAGGCCCAACTGGCCGAACACGGGCTGACCCCGGAAGATTGGGGCGGACAAACCGTGACGGTCCCCGTTTCCGCCCGGCAGTTGACCGGGATCGATGAACTGCTGGAAATGGTCCTTTTGGTGGCCGACCTGGCCGAACTGAAGGCTGATCCGGAAGCCAAGCCGATGGGGGTGGTTATTGAGTCGCGGCTCGATAAAGGGCGCGGTCCGGTAGCGACCCTGCTCATCAAGAACGGGACCTTAAAGATCGGTGATATTTTTGTCGTTGGGTCAACCTACGGTAGAGTGAGAGCGTTATTTACCGATACCGGCGCGAGGTTGGAAAAAGCCGGTCCGGCGATGCCGGTCGAGCTCCTCGGCTGTGCCGAAGTCCCGGCCTCCGGCGATGTCTTGGAATGGATGCCGACCGAAAAAGAAGCCCGCCAGATCGCCGAACAGCGGAAAGATTCGCAAACCAAAGCGTCGCGCAACAAAGTCGTCTCGCTCGAAGATTTCTCCAAACTGGTCAAAGAAGGCGAGAACAAAGACCTGCCGCTGGTCATTAAAGCCGACGTGCAGGGTTCGATCGACGCGATCACCCAGTCGTTGCAGGATGTCCGGGTCGGGGGGATCGGCGTTCACATCGTCCATGCGGGGGTCGGCGGGATCAATGAATCGGATATCATGCTGGCCAAAGCTTCGGGGGCCATTCTGGCCGGCTTCAACGTCGGCTTTGAAGGAAATTCCGAAGTCATGAGCCTGGACGAAGGGGTCGAAGTCCGCAAGTACAATATTATTTACAACCTCCTCGACGACGTTAAACTGGCGATGGAAGGGACCCTGGAGCCGGAATACGAGGAAGTGGTCATCGGCCACGCCGAAGTTCGCCAGCTCTTTTCCTTCTCCAAGGTCGGGACGATCGCCGGTTCTTTCATTACCGACGGCAAGATGGTCAGAGGGGTCGGGATGAGGATCTTCCGCGGCAAAGAAAAGATCTATGAAGGGAAGCTGGAAGCGCTCAAGCGCTTTAAAGAGGATGTCAAACAGGTGGAGCAGAACTATGAATGCGGTATTTCCATCAATGGTTATACCGATTTCAAGGTCGGAGATATCGTCGAAGCTTTTGAGACAAGAGAAAAACCCCGCCAAAGATGA